In Dolichospermum flos-aquae CCAP 1403/13F, the following proteins share a genomic window:
- a CDS encoding SDR family oxidoreductase produces MFQLLSGKKVVIIGISSGIDLAIAKKMVEMGAKVVLSHSSQEKLNEAMALVSLGIEGKTVDLLNEDAVNGFFEQIGNFDHLIVTAMGDRNMPRSLLAEMTTQTAQGAMDKFWGTFLAVRGSLKNIAPDGSITLTSSVTIFKSSKMGGISAIAAANGAVAVFGRSLALEIAPIRVNVIAPGLIEDTSIWSSQSESERSDLTKWAIAALPVEHLGQPEEIAQAVLSVITNPYLTGVILPVDGGVTLL; encoded by the coding sequence ATGTTTCAGTTGCTATCAGGCAAAAAAGTGGTGATTATTGGTATAAGCTCAGGGATTGATCTGGCGATCGCCAAAAAAATGGTAGAAATGGGGGCAAAAGTTGTACTTTCCCACTCATCTCAAGAGAAATTAAATGAGGCAATGGCGTTGGTTTCTCTGGGAATTGAGGGTAAAACTGTTGATTTGTTGAATGAGGATGCAGTCAATGGTTTTTTTGAGCAGATCGGCAACTTCGATCATTTGATTGTAACGGCGATGGGAGACAGAAATATGCCGCGCTCGCTTTTAGCAGAGATGACCACCCAAACGGCTCAAGGTGCGATGGATAAATTCTGGGGGACGTTCTTGGCTGTGCGTGGATCGTTGAAAAATATAGCGCCTGACGGCTCTATTACTCTCACATCCAGTGTCACTATCTTCAAATCTTCAAAAATGGGGGGGATTTCCGCTATCGCCGCAGCGAATGGTGCTGTTGCGGTGTTTGGGCGCTCACTGGCCTTAGAAATTGCACCGATTCGGGTCAACGTGATTGCGCCTGGACTGATAGAAGATACAAGTATCTGGAGCAGTCAAAGCGAATCTGAACGCTCAGACCTGACAAAATGGGCGATCGCCGCCTTACCTGTCGAGCATCTTGGTCAACCTGAAGAAATCGCGCAAGCAGTGTTAAGTGTAATTACTAATCCCTATCTCACAGGGGTGATTTTGCCTGTGGATGGTGGTGTAACTTTACTTTGA
- a CDS encoding class I SAM-dependent methyltransferase produces the protein MDKNEFIGIFDSLILNTSTRDYYGEKEFFNVGYWHSDTQNQHEACFNLMEKLLEFIPRKQGNILDVGCGLGATTSHLLNYYSPADVVGINISRKQIERSIVNAPGCKFICMDAVQMEFEDDFFDNIICVEAAFYFNTREKFLKEAMRVLKPGGNLILADLIFDTTKYFGDLIVPENIVKDKDIEDYKRLYQQAGFQPIEFVEATEVCWKIHYRDLKSSIIEEFNTGKIDEETYNFNVVAIDALLDSSSIDYLLVSVKKPVNLL, from the coding sequence ATGGATAAAAACGAATTTATCGGTATATTTGACAGTTTAATTTTAAATACCTCGACTAGAGATTACTATGGTGAAAAAGAGTTTTTCAATGTGGGTTATTGGCACTCAGATACTCAAAATCAGCATGAAGCCTGTTTTAATCTGATGGAAAAGCTGTTAGAATTTATTCCAAGAAAGCAGGGAAATATCCTCGATGTTGGTTGCGGTTTGGGAGCAACTACCAGTCATCTCCTTAACTATTATTCCCCTGCGGATGTTGTGGGCATTAATATTTCCAGAAAACAAATCGAAAGAAGTATAGTTAATGCGCCAGGCTGCAAATTTATTTGCATGGATGCTGTGCAGATGGAATTTGAGGATGATTTTTTTGATAACATTATCTGTGTGGAGGCTGCTTTTTACTTTAACACAAGAGAGAAGTTTCTGAAAGAGGCAATGCGAGTATTGAAGCCAGGGGGAAATCTGATCCTCGCCGATCTCATTTTCGACACTACAAAGTATTTTGGTGATTTGATTGTTCCTGAAAATATTGTCAAAGATAAAGATATTGAAGATTATAAACGTCTTTATCAACAAGCAGGATTTCAGCCAATAGAATTTGTGGAAGCGACAGAGGTATGCTGGAAAATACACTACCGAGATTTAAAATCTTCGATTATAGAGGAATTTAACACAGGAAAGATAGATGAAGAAACTTATAATTTCAATGTGGTTGCTATAGATGCTTTGCTAGATTCTTCATCTATAGATTATTTGTTGGTTTCAGTAAAGAAGCCAGTAAACTTACTGTGA
- a CDS encoding thioesterase domain-containing protein, whose product MASIYIEAMQAVQPQGPYFLGGHSYGGNVAFEMAQQLRNQGQEVALLAIVDSSAPTYKDKQMLIDYINWDHARWLVEVSKGIEVYLEKNVDISYDTLQSLTVDEQLKYVLQYFKMANMLPPNAEITQLTNIVQAYKNSCLCLVDYVPKQPYSGKLTILRANEDLPEDPNGYLNAEVSQDLSLGWSEFSSEPVDIHFVLGNHITIMVEPHVQVLAEKLKTCIQQAQANI is encoded by the coding sequence ATGGCTAGTATTTACATTGAAGCCATGCAAGCTGTTCAGCCACAGGGACCATACTTTTTAGGCGGACATTCTTATGGGGGAAATGTAGCTTTTGAAATGGCTCAACAGTTGCGTAACCAGGGACAGGAAGTTGCTTTGTTGGCAATAGTTGATTCTTCAGCACCAACCTATAAAGATAAACAAATGCTGATTGATTATATTAATTGGGATCATGCGAGGTGGTTAGTTGAAGTGAGCAAAGGCATAGAAGTTTATTTAGAAAAGAATGTGGATATTTCTTATGATACTCTGCAATCTTTGACTGTGGATGAGCAACTAAAATACGTTTTACAGTATTTCAAAATGGCTAATATGCTGCCTCCAAATGCTGAAATTACCCAGTTGACAAATATCGTCCAAGCTTATAAAAATAGTTGTTTATGTCTAGTTGATTATGTACCAAAACAGCCTTATTCAGGTAAATTGACAATTCTCCGCGCTAATGAGGATCTACCAGAAGACCCTAATGGTTATTTAAATGCTGAGGTTTCACAGGATTTATCCTTGGGCTGGAGTGAGTTTTCTAGCGAGCCAGTTGATATTCATTTTGTCCTCGGAAACCATATCACAATTATGGTTGAACCCCATGTCCAGGTTTTAGCCGAAAAGTTGAAAACTTGTATTCAGCAAGCACAAGCAAACATCTAA
- a CDS encoding class I SAM-dependent methyltransferase, which produces MREWVESTVSRILLGKPQRVLEIGCGSGLLLFRVAPYCQEYWGADYSSATIRNLERLCGEIQGLENVRLLHKTADNFEGIPQGVFDTVVVNSVVQYFPSVDYLLQVLEGAMTAIASQGKIFVGDVRSRPQQ; this is translated from the coding sequence ATGCGGGAGTGGGTTGAGAGTACGGTGAGCCGAATTTTGCTAGGGAAACCACAGCGAGTGTTAGAAATTGGTTGCGGTAGTGGGTTATTGCTATTTCGCGTTGCTCCCTATTGTCAAGAATATTGGGGAGCGGATTATTCCTCAGCAACTATTCGCAATCTGGAGCGATTATGTGGGGAGATCCAGGGTCTAGAAAATGTCCGCCTGCTACACAAAACAGCAGATAACTTTGAAGGTATCCCCCAAGGAGTCTTTGATACGGTGGTTGTCAACTCAGTAGTACAGTATTTTCCCAGTGTGGACTATCTGTTACAGGTTTTAGAAGGGGCAATGACAGCGATCGCCTCTCAAGGTAAGATATTCGTGGGGGATGTCCGCAGTCGCCCTCAACAGTAA